Proteins encoded together in one Chryseobacterium sp. G0201 window:
- a CDS encoding succinate dehydrogenase cytochrome b subunit: protein MAGLTSSTIGRKYAMALSAMFLLIFLILHLTTNLLSVINRDAFNTASDFMGYNPFVQFLMQPVLGFAVLFHFILGFVLEVKNNKARPIKYAANNASVNSSWMSRNMIISGAVVLAFLGLHLYDFWLHEINYKYVEGLAPDAERFWPELHEKFADIWRVAIYVIAFVLLGLHLAHGFQSSFQSIGARHPKYTPVIKALGKWYSILIPAGFIFIAIFHFITQ, encoded by the coding sequence ATGGCAGGTTTAACGAGTTCTACAATAGGTAGAAAATATGCTATGGCATTATCAGCTATGTTTTTGCTGATTTTTCTTATACTGCATTTAACGACAAACTTATTATCCGTTATCAATCGCGATGCTTTCAATACGGCGTCTGATTTCATGGGGTATAATCCTTTTGTTCAGTTCCTCATGCAACCTGTTCTGGGTTTTGCAGTTCTTTTCCATTTTATTCTGGGATTTGTATTAGAGGTTAAGAATAACAAAGCGCGTCCTATAAAATACGCTGCAAACAACGCTTCTGTGAATTCTTCATGGATGTCTAGAAATATGATTATTTCTGGTGCTGTTGTTCTGGCATTTTTAGGATTGCACTTATATGATTTCTGGTTACATGAAATTAATTACAAGTACGTTGAAGGATTAGCTCCTGATGCAGAACGTTTCTGGCCGGAATTGCACGAAAAGTTTGCTGATATCTGGAGAGTGGCAATCTATGTAATTGCTTTTGTTTTATTGGGATTACACTTAGCTCACGGTTTTCAGTCTTCTTTCCAATCAATTGGTGCAAGACATCCGAAATACACTCCGGTAATTAAAGCTTTAGGAAAATGGTATTCAATCCTTATTCCTGCAGGATTTATTTTTATTGCGATTTTTCATTTTATAACTCAATAA
- a CDS encoding DUF6452 family protein produces MKRQFHLTKLKNINVQMKYFKFLILTCFLGMLFSCGGDDDICESGEGTPRMKIAFKSAESGKETTIDSLYVAVDYGTGTIVELGKTANNTSRLIPLRVDDAPYTDLYFKTRINGPESKVRVNYTTKSTYVSPGCGIKKTYENLTSEVVTSNVVKKVELGQNQIENEDKTNLFLLF; encoded by the coding sequence ATGAAACGTCAGTTCCATCTGACCAAATTAAAAAATATAAACGTACAGATGAAATATTTTAAATTTCTCATACTTACCTGTTTTTTAGGCATGCTTTTCTCGTGTGGAGGCGATGACGATATCTGTGAAAGCGGCGAAGGTACTCCAAGGATGAAAATTGCTTTTAAAAGTGCAGAATCTGGCAAAGAAACGACAATAGATTCATTATATGTAGCAGTAGATTATGGTACGGGAACTATTGTAGAATTAGGTAAAACGGCAAATAATACATCCAGATTGATCCCTTTGCGTGTTGACGATGCCCCTTACACGGATCTTTATTTCAAAACCAGAATTAATGGTCCGGAATCAAAGGTAAGAGTAAACTATACTACGAAATCTACCTATGTTTCTCCCGGATGTGGTATTAAAAAGACTTATGAAAATTTAACTTCAGAAGTAGTAACATCTAATGTTGTTAAAAAAGTAGAATTAGGACAAAATCAAATTGAGAATGAAGACAAAACTAATC
- a CDS encoding succinate dehydrogenase/fumarate reductase iron-sulfur subunit produces the protein MSAKKGLHLTLKIWRQKNSKTKGQFETYKISDVSTDSSFLEMLDILNENIINEGKEPIAFDHDCREGICGMCSLYINGRAHGPDTGITTCQLHMRMFKDGETIVIEPWRSAAFPVIKDLMVDRSAFDRVMAAGGFISVNTSGNTLDANAIPVPKEDADKAMDAAACIGCGACVATCKNGSAMLFVGAKVSQFALLPQGRVEAKRRVLNMVQAMDDEGFGNCSNTGACEVECPKGISLENIARMNREYMAALVDQG, from the coding sequence ATGAGTGCAAAAAAAGGCCTTCATCTTACGCTGAAAATTTGGAGACAAAAAAATAGTAAAACTAAAGGTCAATTTGAGACCTATAAAATATCGGATGTTTCTACAGATTCTTCATTCTTAGAAATGTTGGACATCCTTAATGAGAATATTATTAACGAGGGAAAAGAACCTATCGCTTTCGATCACGACTGTCGTGAAGGAATCTGCGGTATGTGTTCTCTTTACATTAATGGTAGAGCTCACGGTCCGGATACGGGTATCACGACTTGTCAGTTGCACATGAGAATGTTCAAAGACGGTGAAACTATCGTTATCGAGCCTTGGAGAAGTGCTGCTTTCCCAGTTATTAAAGATTTAATGGTAGACAGAAGTGCATTCGACAGAGTAATGGCTGCGGGTGGTTTCATTTCTGTGAATACCTCAGGAAATACATTAGATGCTAATGCTATTCCGGTTCCTAAAGAAGATGCAGACAAAGCAATGGATGCTGCGGCTTGTATCGGATGTGGAGCTTGTGTGGCTACTTGTAAAAACGGATCTGCAATGTTATTTGTTGGAGCTAAAGTTTCTCAGTTTGCTTTATTACCGCAAGGTAGAGTTGAAGCTAAACGTAGAGTTCTTAACATGGTTCAGGCAATGGATGACGAAGGATTCGGTAACTGTTCAAACACCGGAGCGTGTGAAGTAGAGTGTCCTAAAGGAATTTCTCTTGAAAACATCGCTAGAATGAACAGAGAATATATGGCTGCTCTGGTAGACCAAGGATAG
- a CDS encoding TlpA family protein disulfide reductase has translation MKKYLLLFIIAVFVMSCSKKVEVKGKITGGSPLERIEFIEASGVATLPLANIGLKNDGTFEGNFEAPKSGMYVISYGGKQNLVYLKAGQALNISGNGQTFPSEYVITGDAKKNNDFFTAAQKYLTNYAQTVNMNELMTKDEPTFIKGIQKVEADINKNIEENVKKFNPDNEVVQWKKNDIASTLLSIMTQYDMSHKQMGNPSFKVTKAFTDYENKLQANKDEMVKDNPAYRSYLLSKMSPDFQKYAEAKSKGKTDVTTSELFNQFLKDKKDVSQITKDYLLAFVMAQSDIHPNTPEKTSDKIKKIIDEDIKDATIKADLKKIQFAINGFKIGEVAPEGALVKQDGKAYKLSENKGKPYMLAFYASWNPYIGEATVPVLKEVANFYKSKMNFVFVNVDDTKDQFVKTSNSLLKGITGVNVYADGGLNSDIAKKYGVYGFKLPCFIIIDKDGKIASKPFFNLGDPELVTVLDKQTGLSAPKVDPNVQLQPGMGVNPSTQQQAPQRANPQPVPTK, from the coding sequence ATGAAAAAATATCTTTTATTGTTTATCATCGCAGTGTTTGTGATGTCTTGCTCTAAAAAAGTTGAAGTAAAAGGAAAAATCACTGGGGGATCTCCATTAGAAAGAATAGAATTTATCGAAGCTTCTGGGGTTGCTACATTACCGTTGGCAAACATCGGATTAAAGAACGATGGTACTTTCGAAGGAAATTTTGAAGCTCCTAAGAGTGGAATGTACGTGATTTCTTATGGTGGTAAGCAGAATTTAGTTTATCTAAAAGCTGGTCAGGCTCTCAATATCTCTGGAAACGGACAGACTTTCCCTTCAGAATATGTAATCACTGGTGATGCTAAAAAGAATAACGATTTCTTTACTGCAGCTCAAAAATACCTTACTAATTACGCTCAGACTGTAAACATGAACGAGCTAATGACGAAAGATGAACCAACTTTCATCAAAGGAATTCAAAAAGTAGAAGCTGATATTAACAAAAATATCGAAGAAAACGTTAAAAAATTCAATCCGGATAACGAAGTTGTTCAATGGAAAAAGAATGATATCGCAAGTACATTGCTTTCTATTATGACTCAATATGATATGAGCCACAAGCAAATGGGTAATCCTTCTTTTAAAGTAACTAAAGCTTTCACGGATTATGAAAATAAGCTGCAAGCTAATAAGGATGAAATGGTAAAAGATAACCCTGCTTACAGAAGCTACCTTTTATCTAAAATGAGTCCTGATTTCCAAAAGTATGCAGAAGCAAAAAGCAAAGGAAAAACTGACGTTACAACTTCGGAATTATTCAACCAATTTTTGAAAGATAAAAAAGATGTTTCACAAATTACTAAAGATTATCTTTTAGCATTTGTAATGGCTCAGTCTGACATTCACCCGAATACTCCTGAGAAAACATCTGATAAAATCAAAAAAATCATTGACGAAGATATCAAAGATGCTACAATTAAAGCAGATCTGAAGAAAATTCAATTTGCGATCAATGGATTCAAAATTGGTGAAGTTGCTCCTGAAGGTGCATTGGTAAAACAAGACGGTAAAGCTTACAAGCTTTCTGAAAATAAAGGAAAACCTTACATGTTAGCATTCTATGCTTCTTGGAATCCGTACATCGGAGAAGCTACAGTTCCTGTATTGAAAGAGGTTGCCAACTTCTACAAATCTAAAATGAATTTCGTATTCGTTAACGTAGATGATACTAAAGATCAGTTTGTAAAAACAAGCAACTCTTTATTAAAAGGAATTACAGGAGTAAATGTTTATGCTGACGGAGGATTAAATTCTGATATTGCTAAAAAATATGGTGTGTACGGATTCAAGTTACCTTGCTTCATCATCATCGATAAAGACGGGAAAATTGCTAGTAAGCCATTCTTCAATCTTGGTGATCCGGAATTGGTAACTGTTTTAGATAAGCAAACAGGACTTTCAGCTCCGAAAGTAGATCCAAACGTACAATTGCAACCAGGTATGGGGGTAAATCCTTCTACTCAACAGCAGGCTCCACAACGAGCAAATCCGCAGCCGGTTCCTACAAAATAA
- the rlmD gene encoding 23S rRNA (uracil(1939)-C(5))-methyltransferase RlmD — protein sequence MRKKKDIILENIKLFGAGAKGIAIGKTEEGKTVLVSGGVPGDTVNARVKKSKSKYYEAETVQVVEKSPFRVDAKCIHFGTCGGCKWQNMSYAKQLDFKQEEVYNNIKRIGGIDDFETVPILGAEEQYFYRNKMEFSFSNAKWLTQYEISSEENFGNRDALGFHIPGMWSKILDLKECFLQEDPSNAIRLAVKNFSVENGLDFFDVRNQEGFLRTLMMRQNSKGEWMVLFQLYREEKANREKLFQYLLEKFPQIKTLVYAINPKQNDSIYDLNVNVYFGDGFLMEEMDGLKFKIGPKSFFQTNYKQALELYRKTLEFADLKGDEVVYDLYTGTGTIAQYVARNAKHVIGIESVQEAIDAAIEHAELNGLTNTTFYCGDMKNVFNDEFLENHPKADVLITDPPRDGMHQKVVEQILKLAPEKIVYVSCNSATQARDLALMKEHYTLVKILPVDMFPQTHHVENIALLIKK from the coding sequence ATGAGAAAGAAGAAAGATATTATTCTTGAAAATATTAAATTATTTGGGGCAGGAGCCAAAGGTATCGCAATAGGGAAAACGGAAGAAGGAAAGACTGTATTGGTTTCTGGAGGTGTTCCGGGAGATACTGTTAATGCAAGAGTTAAGAAATCGAAATCTAAATATTATGAAGCTGAAACTGTTCAGGTGGTAGAAAAATCTCCATTTAGAGTAGACGCTAAGTGTATCCATTTCGGTACTTGTGGAGGCTGCAAATGGCAGAATATGAGCTATGCAAAACAGCTTGATTTTAAACAGGAAGAAGTATACAATAATATAAAAAGAATTGGAGGAATTGATGATTTCGAAACCGTTCCGATTTTAGGTGCTGAAGAACAATATTTCTACAGAAATAAAATGGAGTTTTCTTTTTCTAATGCAAAATGGCTTACTCAATATGAGATAAGTTCTGAAGAAAACTTCGGTAACAGAGATGCTCTTGGTTTCCATATTCCGGGAATGTGGAGCAAGATTTTAGATCTTAAAGAATGTTTCCTTCAGGAAGATCCTTCAAATGCGATCCGTTTGGCAGTGAAAAATTTCAGTGTTGAAAATGGTCTGGACTTCTTTGATGTCAGAAATCAGGAAGGGTTTTTAAGAACCTTAATGATGAGACAAAACTCTAAAGGTGAATGGATGGTTTTGTTCCAGCTTTATAGAGAAGAGAAAGCGAACAGAGAAAAACTTTTCCAGTATTTATTAGAGAAATTCCCGCAGATCAAAACGTTGGTGTATGCCATTAATCCAAAACAAAATGATTCTATTTACGATCTAAATGTAAATGTTTATTTTGGAGACGGATTTTTAATGGAAGAAATGGATGGTTTGAAGTTCAAAATAGGACCAAAATCATTCTTTCAAACCAATTATAAACAAGCTTTAGAGCTTTACAGAAAAACGTTGGAGTTTGCTGATTTAAAAGGTGATGAAGTTGTTTATGATTTATACACAGGAACAGGAACAATTGCTCAATATGTTGCCAGAAATGCAAAACACGTAATCGGAATTGAATCTGTTCAAGAGGCAATTGATGCTGCCATCGAACACGCTGAATTAAATGGTCTTACGAATACAACATTCTATTGTGGAGATATGAAAAATGTCTTCAACGATGAATTCTTGGAAAATCATCCAAAAGCAGATGTATTAATTACCGATCCGCCTAGAGATGGGATGCACCAAAAAGTGGTTGAGCAGATCCTGAAACTGGCTCCGGAAAAAATAGTCTATGTAAGCTGTAATTCTGCAACTCAGGCTAGAGATTTAGCCTTAATGAAAGAACATTACACTTTAGTTAAAATTTTACCGGTAGATATGTTCCCGCAAACACACCATGTGGAGAATATTGCTTTGTTGATTAAAAAATAA
- a CDS encoding fumarate reductase/succinate dehydrogenase flavoprotein subunit translates to MSKLDSRIPAGPLKDKWKNHKDHMNLVAPNNRDKIDIIVVGTGLAGGSAAATLAEQGYNVKAFCYQDSPRRAHSIAAQGGINAAKNYQGDGDSTYRLFYDTIKGGDYRAREANVYRLAEVSANIIDQCVSQGVPFGRDYGGQLDNRSFGGVQVKRTFYAKGQTGQQLLLGAYSSLSRQIGKGRVKMYNRHEMLDLVIVDGKARGIIARNLVTGEVERHSAHAVVIASGGYGNVYFLSTNAMGSNVSAAWKIHKKGAYFANPCYVQIHPTCIPVHGTQQSKLTLMSESLRNSGRIWVPKKIEDSVAIREGKLRPENIKEEDRDYYLERRYPAFGNLVPRDVASRAGKERCDAGFGIENNETKEGVYLDFSTEIIKKGKESAIEKHIHNPTDQQIYDLGKAWIEEKYGNLFVMYEKITADDPYKTPMKIYPAVHYTMGGVWVDYNLQSTIPGCFVIGEANFSDHGANRLGASALMQGLADGYFVLPYTIADYLSADIRTGAIPTNSAAFDEAEKEIKDKVNFFINNKGTHSVDHFHKRLGHIMWNKVGMGRTPEGLREAIAEIDEVKKDFWKNVKVPGDAEGMNTELEKAFRVADFIELGQLMAIDALHRNESCGGHFREDHATPEGEAERDDVNFKYVGAWEYQGDDIKQEVLHKEDLIYDNIEVKARSYK, encoded by the coding sequence ATGAGTAAATTAGATTCAAGAATTCCAGCTGGTCCTCTAAAGGATAAATGGAAAAATCATAAAGACCATATGAACCTTGTTGCACCAAACAACAGAGATAAGATTGATATTATTGTTGTAGGTACTGGTTTGGCAGGAGGTTCTGCAGCTGCTACTTTGGCAGAGCAGGGATATAATGTGAAAGCATTTTGTTATCAGGATTCTCCAAGAAGAGCGCACTCGATTGCTGCTCAAGGGGGAATTAATGCTGCTAAAAATTATCAGGGTGATGGTGACTCTACTTATAGACTATTCTACGATACAATCAAAGGAGGTGACTATAGAGCAAGAGAAGCAAACGTATACAGATTAGCTGAAGTTTCTGCTAATATTATTGACCAGTGTGTTTCACAAGGTGTCCCTTTTGGAAGAGATTACGGCGGACAATTAGATAACCGTTCATTTGGTGGGGTTCAGGTTAAAAGAACTTTCTATGCAAAAGGACAAACTGGTCAGCAGTTATTGTTAGGTGCTTATTCTTCATTAAGCCGTCAGATCGGTAAGGGTAGAGTAAAAATGTATAACCGTCACGAAATGCTGGATCTAGTTATTGTTGACGGAAAAGCAAGAGGTATTATCGCAAGAAACCTTGTAACAGGTGAAGTTGAAAGACATTCTGCTCACGCTGTAGTTATTGCATCAGGAGGATACGGAAACGTATATTTCCTTTCTACGAATGCAATGGGTTCAAATGTTTCTGCAGCTTGGAAAATCCACAAAAAAGGAGCGTATTTTGCAAACCCTTGTTATGTACAGATTCACCCGACTTGTATTCCTGTTCACGGAACACAGCAGTCTAAACTGACTTTGATGTCTGAATCATTAAGAAACTCAGGAAGAATCTGGGTTCCTAAGAAAATTGAAGATTCAGTAGCAATTAGAGAAGGTAAATTAAGACCTGAAAATATTAAAGAAGAAGATAGAGATTACTATTTAGAAAGAAGATATCCTGCATTCGGAAACTTAGTTCCTCGTGACGTTGCATCTAGAGCTGGTAAAGAAAGATGTGATGCCGGTTTCGGAATCGAAAATAACGAAACTAAAGAAGGTGTTTACTTAGATTTCTCTACAGAAATTATCAAAAAAGGTAAAGAATCAGCTATCGAAAAGCATATTCACAATCCTACAGATCAACAAATATACGACCTAGGAAAAGCTTGGATTGAAGAGAAATACGGAAACTTATTCGTAATGTATGAAAAAATTACTGCGGATGATCCTTACAAAACTCCAATGAAAATTTATCCTGCCGTTCACTACACAATGGGTGGTGTTTGGGTTGATTATAACCTTCAGTCTACCATTCCTGGATGTTTCGTAATTGGTGAAGCCAACTTCTCAGACCATGGAGCAAACAGACTTGGGGCTTCTGCATTGATGCAAGGTTTGGCAGATGGATATTTTGTACTTCCTTATACGATCGCAGATTATCTTTCTGCAGATATCAGAACAGGGGCTATCCCTACAAATTCTGCAGCGTTTGACGAAGCTGAAAAAGAAATTAAAGACAAAGTAAACTTCTTTATAAATAATAAAGGAACTCATTCTGTAGACCACTTCCATAAGCGACTAGGACACATCATGTGGAATAAAGTTGGAATGGGAAGAACTCCTGAAGGTTTAAGAGAAGCGATCGCAGAAATCGATGAAGTGAAAAAAGATTTCTGGAAAAATGTAAAAGTTCCTGGAGACGCAGAAGGTATGAACACTGAGCTTGAAAAAGCATTTAGAGTAGCAGACTTTATTGAACTTGGCCAATTAATGGCTATTGATGCATTACACAGAAACGAATCTTGTGGTGGACATTTCAGAGAGGATCATGCGACTCCGGAAGGTGAGGCAGAAAGAGATGACGTCAACTTTAAATATGTAGGAGCTTGGGAATATCAAGGTGATGATATCAAGCAGGAAGTTCTGCACAAAGAAGATCTTATCTATGACAACATCGAAGTTAAAGCGAGAAGTTACAAATAA